Proteins found in one Actinomycetota bacterium genomic segment:
- a CDS encoding nicotinamide-nucleotide amidohydrolase family protein, translating into MRAAIITVGTELTDGRIVDINTGFIATELELRGIRVEAALTVPDKEAAISDGLLHALGRGVKIVIIAGGLGPTQDDITAPAVARALGRQVRLDAGAAAMVAAAVGSSSEDLLPHQLKQATLPAGSRPLSPAGSAPGFILAADVSPSDGEAPDATPPEGGAFAAFIVVLPGVPWELATMWESAIGSPELAAVLEAAQAPSRRALCFYQTGEPAIALAVEEFLGDDTAGIEISICARYAEIVLEAACPPEREGRVSELMKSIEQRFAGQIYSYGESIEEIAGNKLKERKQTLAIGESCTGGMLGAAITGVGGASQFFLGGVIAYDNLVKKALLKVRQQTLDAVGAVSEAVAQQMAIGAREECGADYGIGVTGIAGPTGGTPEKPVGLVFICVSSREGDLVRGFNFPGGRDEIRRAAVVAALHMLDQKLDSE; encoded by the coding sequence ATGCGCGCAGCCATCATCACCGTAGGAACGGAGCTGACAGACGGCCGCATCGTCGACATCAACACCGGCTTCATCGCCACGGAACTGGAACTGCGCGGCATAAGGGTGGAAGCGGCTCTGACGGTGCCGGACAAAGAGGCGGCCATCAGCGACGGGCTTTTGCACGCGCTGGGACGTGGCGTGAAGATAGTCATCATCGCTGGAGGACTGGGCCCGACTCAGGACGACATCACCGCGCCCGCGGTAGCCCGCGCGCTTGGTCGCCAGGTCAGGCTCGACGCTGGCGCCGCGGCCATGGTCGCCGCCGCGGTCGGCTCTTCATCCGAAGACCTGCTTCCCCATCAGCTCAAACAGGCGACTCTACCGGCCGGCTCGCGGCCGCTGTCCCCGGCAGGCTCGGCGCCGGGATTCATCCTGGCCGCCGACGTTTCACCATCAGATGGCGAGGCCCCCGACGCTACACCTCCGGAAGGCGGAGCCTTCGCGGCCTTCATCGTGGTCCTGCCCGGTGTTCCCTGGGAACTGGCCACGATGTGGGAATCCGCCATCGGCTCCCCAGAGCTCGCCGCGGTCCTTGAAGCCGCGCAGGCGCCCTCACGGCGCGCGCTCTGTTTTTACCAGACCGGCGAGCCTGCGATCGCGCTGGCGGTCGAGGAATTTCTCGGAGACGATACCGCCGGCATCGAGATCAGCATCTGCGCCCGTTACGCCGAGATCGTCCTCGAGGCCGCCTGCCCGCCTGAGCGGGAAGGCCGCGTCAGCGAACTGATGAAGTCCATCGAGCAGCGCTTCGCCGGCCAGATCTATTCCTACGGGGAAAGCATCGAGGAGATCGCCGGCAACAAGCTCAAGGAACGGAAGCAGACGCTGGCGATCGGCGAGTCATGCACCGGCGGCATGCTGGGGGCCGCTATCACCGGCGTCGGGGGAGCCTCGCAATTCTTCCTCGGCGGTGTCATCGCCTACGACAACCTCGTGAAAAAAGCATTGCTCAAAGTCAGACAGCAGACCCTCGACGCTGTCGGCGCCGTTTCCGAGGCGGTCGCCCAGCAGATGGCGATCGGCGCCCGCGAAGAATGCGGCGCCGACTACGGCATCGGCGTCACCGGCATCGCCGGACCCACAGGAGGCACGCCCGAAAAGCCGGTCGGCCTCGTCTTCATCTGCGTATCTTCCCGGGAAGGTGACCTGGTGCGCGGCTTCAACTTTCCCGGCGGCCGTGACGAGATCCGCCGCGCCGCCGTCGTCGCTGCCCTGCACATGCTCGATCAAAAACTGGACTCGGAGTGA
- the pgsA gene encoding CDP-diacylglycerol--glycerol-3-phosphate 3-phosphatidyltransferase, producing the protein MVRLRLPVNLANGLTIFRILLIPVFMAFLLGLEQIPSDVRDAGAVAVFAVAAVTDTLDGYFARSRNAVTVLGQFLDPLADKLLISAALVSLVSLDRISAWLAMVIIAREFAVSGLRLVAAAENVVIPASPLGKVKTFSQIIAVVALILPPFGYILGKPLSWYLIYIAALLTIISGINYFMRAREWVRAPQQS; encoded by the coding sequence ATGGTACGCCTGCGTCTTCCCGTCAACCTCGCCAATGGCCTGACGATATTTCGAATCCTGCTGATCCCCGTTTTCATGGCATTCCTGCTGGGGCTCGAGCAGATTCCATCTGATGTCCGGGATGCCGGAGCCGTGGCTGTCTTCGCCGTTGCCGCCGTGACCGACACCCTCGATGGTTACTTCGCCCGCTCCCGCAACGCCGTCACCGTCCTGGGGCAATTCCTCGATCCCCTGGCCGACAAGCTGCTGATCTCGGCGGCCCTGGTGTCACTGGTTTCCCTTGACCGCATCTCTGCCTGGCTGGCAATGGTGATCATCGCCCGCGAATTCGCCGTTTCCGGGCTCAGGCTGGTGGCCGCCGCCGAGAACGTGGTCATCCCGGCGAGCCCGCTGGGAAAGGTCAAGACATTCAGCCAGATCATCGCCGTGGTGGCCCTGATCCTGCCGCCATTCGGCTACATCCTCGGCAAGCCGCTCAGCTGGTATCTTATCTATATCGCCGCCCTGCTCACGATCATCTCAGGCATAAATTATTTTATGAGGGCGCGCGAATGGGTAAGAGCCCCCCAACAAAGCTAG
- a CDS encoding DUF4115 domain-containing protein has protein sequence MFEIGTTLRDARVRRDISLQQAEDETKIRVKYIQAMENEDFDVLPAGTYVKGFLRTYAEYLDLDAQLLIDEYNDRFGSGEHREHLIQPPRTAKTETAPKAHRKHQTNYILVAVLAVVIIAVLAYLGWGNSSSQKPSLVTTADTGNTVQTATETTPAAAPPAPSPTPTQTVLAQLQSVTFTATSTSNWIEVRGNNANGDVVWAGTLSSGDSKTLKAEDFAGLTTLWFTTGNLTGLQVSVNDKPQQLSQNVHDSYLITAAGMTRQA, from the coding sequence ATGTTCGAGATCGGCACAACTCTGAGGGATGCGCGTGTCCGCAGGGATATCTCCCTGCAACAGGCGGAAGATGAAACCAAAATACGCGTAAAATATATCCAGGCGATGGAAAACGAGGATTTCGACGTTCTGCCGGCCGGCACGTACGTCAAGGGCTTCCTTCGCACCTATGCGGAATATCTCGATCTCGACGCACAGTTGCTGATCGATGAGTATAACGACCGGTTCGGTTCCGGCGAGCATCGTGAGCACCTCATCCAGCCGCCGCGGACCGCCAAGACCGAGACGGCTCCCAAGGCTCATCGCAAGCATCAGACCAACTACATCCTGGTCGCCGTACTCGCGGTCGTGATCATCGCGGTCCTGGCCTATCTCGGCTGGGGCAACTCCTCCAGCCAGAAGCCCAGCCTGGTGACTACTGCCGATACCGGGAACACGGTGCAGACGGCGACGGAGACGACGCCCGCGGCCGCGCCGCCGGCTCCATCGCCGACGCCTACCCAGACGGTCCTGGCGCAGCTCCAGAGCGTGACCTTTACCGCAACCAGCACAAGCAACTGGATCGAGGTGCGCGGCAACAACGCCAACGGCGATGTTGTCTGGGCCGGCACGCTTTCATCCGGCGACAGCAAGACCCTGAAGGCGGAAGACTTCGCGGGCTTGACGACCCTCTGGTTCACGACGGGGAATCTCACCGGGCTTCAGGTCAGCGTCAACGACAAGCCGCAGCAGCTGAGCCAGAACGTCCACGACTCCTACCTGATCACCGCGGCCGGCATGACCAGGCAGGCCTAG
- a CDS encoding hydrogenase maturation nickel metallochaperone HypA, translating into MVEGEANRTRASRVDEITVVMGELSTFVADSIEFYFSELARGTIAEGAVFRFQKLEARAVCSNCGFQFRPQNAIFTCPDCSSPFFELKQGRELFIESIDVSGAQFPRSEGVELQ; encoded by the coding sequence ATCGTCGAAGGTGAGGCGAACCGGACCCGCGCCTCGCGGGTGGACGAGATAACCGTCGTTATGGGCGAACTATCCACGTTCGTAGCCGATTCCATTGAGTTCTACTTTTCCGAACTTGCTCGCGGCACCATCGCCGAGGGGGCGGTATTCCGGTTCCAGAAACTGGAGGCGCGGGCGGTCTGCTCCAACTGCGGCTTCCAGTTCCGTCCCCAAAACGCTATTTTCACCTGCCCCGACTGCAGCTCGCCGTTCTTCGAGCTGAAACAGGGCCGGGAGCTGTTTATTGAAAGCATCGATGTTTCCGGAGCCCAATTTCCCCGGTCCGAGGGGGTCGAACTGCAGTGA
- the hypB gene encoding hydrogenase nickel incorporation protein HypB, with the protein MKIEVRKNILATNAAMAAENRQRLEDNGVCMINVMASPGAGKTSVITRAIEGTRDRLNLAVIEGDIASEIDSLAIEAMDIPAIQINTGGSCHLTAAMISSALDHLGLDRLDLIFIENVGNLVCPAEFDLGETGRLVIASVAEGDDKPYKYPLIFRAVDAILVNKIDLVDHCDFDLDQFREVVGGLNPEAPVIELSCREGAGLEDWCGWLETTARSIPCD; encoded by the coding sequence GTGAAGATAGAGGTCAGGAAGAATATCCTCGCCACCAACGCCGCCATGGCGGCTGAGAACCGCCAGCGGCTCGAGGATAACGGCGTATGCATGATCAACGTCATGGCCTCCCCCGGCGCCGGCAAGACGAGCGTCATCACCAGGGCCATCGAGGGCACCAGGGACAGGCTGAACCTGGCTGTCATCGAAGGCGATATTGCTTCCGAGATCGATTCCCTGGCGATCGAGGCCATGGATATTCCGGCCATCCAGATTAACACCGGCGGCTCCTGCCACCTGACGGCCGCCATGATCTCTTCCGCGCTCGATCACCTCGGCCTTGACCGGCTCGATCTGATCTTCATCGAAAACGTGGGCAACCTGGTCTGCCCGGCAGAGTTCGACCTCGGTGAGACCGGCAGGCTGGTTATCGCCAGCGTGGCAGAAGGGGACGACAAGCCCTACAAGTATCCGCTGATCTTTCGCGCCGTGGACGCCATCCTGGTCAATAAGATCGACCTGGTGGACCATTGCGATTTTGATCTCGACCAGTTCCGCGAGGTCGTCGGCGGACTAAATCCAGAGGCGCCGGTTATCGAGCTTTCCTGCCGGGAGGGCGCCGGCCTGGAAGACTGGTGTGGCTGGCTGGAGACAACCGCGAGAAGCATTCCCTGTGACTGA
- the hypF gene encoding carbamoyltransferase HypF, which translates to MTEDGTRSGETTRALISVTGIVQGVGFRPFVYQQATRLGLCGNVANTSDGVEIDVEGSLASIEALMQALAEEAPPRSRITRLNRVHVRPAGRTGFEISRSRADKGDYQLVSPDTCICDECLSELFDPSDRRFRYPFVNCTNCGPRFTIIEGLPYDRILTTMKTFPMCPECQAEYEDPGDRRFHAEPNACHTCGPSLWLEGPGGKALPETDPVRAAADRLREGRIVALKGLGGFQLACLATDRTAVSRLRDRKRRPHKPFAVMVENLDDAALHCRMTAPDRELLASTERPIVLMEWLEDSDIAREVAPALRQLGAMLPCSPLHYLLAAEVGQPLVMTSGNLSEEPICRTNSEARERLGGIADFYLCHNRPIISTYDDSVAMVVAGEPAIIRRARGYAPLPIELPVSSRTILAVGGELKSTFCLTRGNDAILSQHLGDLKDAGTLMHFERTEALYERMFRARPDYFVHDAHPDYLSTAYSRERDVSAIKVQHHKAHVAACLAENRFTGTAVGVALDGTGFGDDGAIWGGEFFVGSMSRGFTREAHFEYIPLLGGEAAIREPWRMSLAAAWEYCPEDVDFVADLMEVPASKRELLLRQLEAGLNCPGTSSCGRLFDAVAAVTLGRLAVSYEAQAAIEFEAAAQALVGAAAAKIGAGTAATASAGRFERRVFRDAAGGSLYESDIFWPASRPSALGPVSYFFALEQNVTPWVISPARVIKGVIRNLSQGEPAARISRRFHVGLAKVIVRTSLELADRYKLNAVALSGGVFQNRLLLELVRAKLDGEGVKVLFHKQVPTNDGGISLGQAAIAAHHYRRNETSRMKG; encoded by the coding sequence GTGACTGAAGACGGGACAAGGTCTGGAGAGACCACCCGAGCACTTATCAGTGTCACCGGCATCGTGCAGGGTGTTGGTTTCCGCCCGTTCGTATATCAGCAGGCGACCCGCCTCGGCCTTTGCGGCAACGTGGCCAATACCTCCGACGGCGTGGAGATCGACGTCGAGGGATCGCTGGCAAGCATCGAGGCGCTGATGCAGGCGCTGGCGGAAGAGGCGCCGCCGCGGTCGCGCATCACCAGGCTCAACCGCGTGCATGTCCGGCCCGCCGGCAGGACCGGTTTCGAGATCTCCCGATCGCGCGCGGACAAGGGCGATTACCAGCTTGTCAGCCCCGACACCTGTATCTGTGATGAATGTTTAAGTGAACTTTTCGATCCGTCGGATCGCCGTTTCCGTTATCCCTTCGTGAACTGCACCAATTGCGGCCCGCGTTTCACCATTATCGAAGGGCTTCCCTACGACCGCATCCTGACGACGATGAAGACATTCCCCATGTGCCCGGAATGCCAGGCGGAATATGAGGATCCGGGCGATCGCAGGTTTCATGCCGAGCCCAACGCCTGCCATACCTGCGGTCCGTCTCTCTGGCTCGAAGGCCCGGGGGGGAAAGCGCTGCCCGAGACCGATCCAGTCAGGGCCGCGGCGGACAGACTGCGTGAGGGCAGGATCGTCGCCCTCAAAGGGCTGGGCGGATTTCAGCTGGCATGCCTGGCCACCGATAGGACCGCGGTTTCCCGCTTGCGCGACAGAAAGCGCCGGCCGCACAAGCCCTTCGCGGTCATGGTAGAGAACCTCGATGACGCCGCCCTGCACTGCCGAATGACCGCGCCCGATCGCGAGCTGCTTGCTTCCACTGAAAGACCGATCGTTTTAATGGAGTGGCTTGAAGACAGCGACATCGCCCGTGAGGTGGCGCCGGCGCTGCGGCAGCTCGGAGCGATGCTGCCCTGCTCCCCGCTTCATTACCTGCTGGCCGCCGAGGTCGGCCAACCCCTGGTGATGACCAGCGGCAATCTTTCCGAGGAACCGATCTGCCGCACCAATTCCGAGGCGCGCGAGCGCCTTGGCGGCATCGCTGATTTCTACCTGTGCCACAACCGTCCGATCATCTCCACCTATGACGACAGCGTGGCGATGGTCGTGGCCGGCGAGCCGGCGATTATCCGCCGCGCCCGCGGCTATGCACCGTTGCCAATCGAGCTGCCGGTGAGTTCCCGGACCATCCTGGCGGTCGGCGGCGAACTCAAGAGCACTTTCTGCCTCACTCGCGGCAACGATGCCATCCTCTCCCAGCACCTGGGCGACCTTAAGGATGCCGGGACCCTGATGCATTTCGAGCGGACTGAAGCGCTCTACGAGAGAATGTTCCGCGCCCGCCCGGATTATTTTGTCCACGACGCGCACCCGGACTATCTTTCTACCGCCTACAGCCGCGAGCGCGATGTCTCGGCGATCAAGGTTCAGCACCATAAAGCCCATGTCGCCGCCTGCCTGGCTGAGAACCGGTTTACCGGGACCGCAGTGGGAGTGGCGCTGGACGGCACCGGTTTCGGCGATGACGGCGCCATCTGGGGAGGCGAGTTCTTTGTCGGCAGCATGTCTCGTGGTTTCACGCGGGAGGCACACTTCGAGTACATCCCGCTGCTGGGAGGCGAAGCGGCCATCCGCGAACCCTGGCGCATGTCACTGGCGGCGGCCTGGGAGTATTGCCCGGAGGACGTCGATTTCGTGGCCGACCTGATGGAGGTCCCGGCAAGTAAGCGCGAGCTGCTTTTGAGACAGCTCGAAGCCGGGCTGAACTGCCCGGGAACATCCAGCTGCGGCCGGCTCTTCGACGCCGTGGCGGCGGTGACGCTTGGTCGCCTGGCGGTGAGCTACGAGGCGCAGGCGGCGATCGAGTTCGAAGCCGCGGCACAAGCCCTGGTGGGTGCGGCGGCGGCCAAGATCGGTGCGGGCACAGCCGCTACTGCTTCCGCAGGGCGCTTCGAACGCCGCGTCTTCCGTGACGCGGCCGGCGGCTCGCTGTACGAATCAGACATTTTTTGGCCGGCAAGCCGTCCCTCTGCCCTCGGCCCGGTCTCCTATTTCTTCGCCCTGGAGCAGAATGTGACACCGTGGGTTATCTCGCCGGCCAGGGTCATCAAGGGCGTGATCAGGAATCTCTCCCAGGGAGAACCGGCGGCGAGAATATCGCGCCGCTTCCACGTGGGCCTGGCAAAGGTTATAGTTCGGACTAGCCTGGAGCTGGCAGACAGATATAAACTGAACGCCGTGGCGCTGAGTGGCGGCGTCTTCCAGAACCGGCTGCTGCTCGAGCTCGTCAGGGCGAAGCTCGATGGCGAGGGCGTCAAAGTCCTTTTCCACAAGCAGGTGCCCACCAATGACGGAGGCATCTCCCTGGGACAGGCGGCCATTGCCGCTCATCACTACCGCCGCAATGAGACTTCCCGTATGAAAGGATAG
- a CDS encoding HypC/HybG/HupF family hydrogenase formation chaperone: MCLAIPAKIISIDNQRATVEVGGLTREASVVLLPDAGLGDYVLMHAGFAISLVDEEEALETIRLFEQLAGGSFSGEDFADADPGGPGPAA; this comes from the coding sequence ATGTGTCTGGCGATCCCAGCAAAAATAATCAGCATTGACAACCAGCGGGCAACCGTCGAGGTCGGCGGCCTGACGCGGGAGGCTTCCGTGGTCCTGCTTCCCGATGCCGGGCTGGGCGATTACGTGCTGATGCACGCGGGGTTTGCCATCTCACTCGTGGATGAAGAGGAGGCGCTGGAGACGATACGCCTCTTCGAGCAGCTCGCCGGGGGGTCTTTCTCAGGGGAAGATTTCGCGGACGCCGATCCTGGCGGGCCGGGCCCGGCTGCATAG
- the hypD gene encoding hydrogenase formation protein HypD, whose amino-acid sequence MPLSFLDDFRRGEHVRALMERLEESASRLERPVRIMEVCGTHTMAISRHGIRQALPPNLKLISGPGCPVCVTANSDIDTFIEMAQLPGVIATTFGDMLRVPGTRMGLAEARSRGASVQIVYSTLDALKLARDNPDSKIIFFGIGFETTAPTIAAAIAEASGSGIDNFLVLSAHKTVPRALAALCSTPELAVDAFLCPGHVTAMIGPRAYDPVVEDYGIPCVIGGFEPADVLQSLIMLCEQLAGGRAEVALQYTRGVRADGNPTAMAMLDRVFSPCDAEWRGLGVIPGSGLAIRDDFAAHDAARHFHVDASYSREPKGCLCGAILTGLKTPDECGLFGKACNPDHPVGPCMVSSEGTCAAYFLYETHDNL is encoded by the coding sequence ATGCCTCTTTCCTTCCTCGATGATTTCCGCCGCGGCGAACACGTCCGCGCCCTCATGGAACGGCTCGAGGAAAGCGCCTCGCGACTTGAACGCCCCGTGCGCATCATGGAGGTCTGCGGCACCCACACCATGGCGATCTCCAGGCATGGCATCCGACAGGCGCTGCCACCGAATCTCAAGCTCATCTCCGGGCCCGGATGCCCGGTCTGCGTCACCGCCAACAGCGATATTGACACCTTCATCGAGATGGCGCAGTTGCCGGGCGTCATCGCCACCACTTTCGGCGACATGCTGCGGGTGCCGGGAACAAGGATGGGACTCGCCGAGGCCCGCAGCCGCGGGGCCAGTGTCCAGATAGTCTATTCGACCCTGGACGCGCTCAAGCTGGCGCGCGATAACCCTGATTCAAAGATAATCTTCTTCGGCATCGGTTTTGAGACCACGGCTCCGACCATTGCCGCCGCTATCGCCGAAGCCAGCGGCTCCGGCATCGATAATTTCCTGGTGCTGTCGGCTCACAAGACCGTGCCGCGCGCTTTGGCGGCTCTTTGCAGCACTCCGGAGCTGGCTGTCGACGCTTTTCTCTGCCCCGGGCACGTGACCGCCATGATCGGCCCTCGCGCTTACGATCCGGTGGTGGAAGATTACGGGATACCCTGCGTCATCGGCGGCTTCGAGCCCGCTGACGTGCTGCAGTCGCTGATAATGCTTTGCGAGCAGCTGGCCGGAGGCCGGGCCGAAGTCGCGCTGCAGTATACCCGCGGCGTGCGAGCCGACGGGAATCCCACGGCCATGGCGATGCTGGACAGGGTCTTTTCGCCCTGTGACGCCGAATGGCGCGGCCTCGGCGTGATTCCAGGGAGCGGCCTGGCGATACGCGATGATTTCGCCGCGCATGACGCCGCCAGGCACTTTCACGTCGACGCCAGCTACTCGCGCGAACCCAAGGGCTGCCTCTGCGGCGCCATCCTCACCGGGCTCAAGACTCCCGATGAATGCGGTCTTTTCGGCAAGGCCTGCAATCCCGACCATCCCGTCGGCCCCTGCATGGTCTCCTCGGAAGGAACCTGCGCGGCGTATTTTCTCTATGAGACCCACGATAATTTATGA
- the hypE gene encoding hydrogenase expression/formation protein HypE translates to MVPDSHKDKRILLAHGSGGRMTQELIEDVFGRAFANPFLDRMDDAASLELDGRIAFTVDSHVVSPIFFPGGDIGRLSLTGTVNDLAMMGARPLFISAGFIIEEGLPFRDLQTIVDSMQQAAAEAGVEVVAGDTKVVERGAADGIFITTSGIGSIPAGVQTSASGARPGDAVIVSGTIGDHGAAILSCRGGMDFSVELTSDCAPLGGLVADMLAASSEIHALRDPTRGGVAATLNEIAAASCVDIEIGEELIPFQSDVRAACELLGLDPLMLANEGKLVAFVAEADSARILAAMRNNPLGADACIIGSVAASGSGRCRVFARTALGSRRILSMPSGEQLPRIC, encoded by the coding sequence ATGGTGCCTGATTCCCACAAGGACAAGCGGATACTACTGGCCCACGGCAGCGGCGGGCGCATGACCCAGGAGCTGATCGAAGACGTTTTCGGCCGCGCCTTCGCCAACCCCTTCCTCGACCGCATGGACGATGCCGCCTCGCTTGAGCTCGACGGCAGGATCGCCTTCACGGTCGACAGCCATGTGGTCTCCCCCATCTTCTTTCCCGGCGGCGACATCGGCCGGCTGTCGCTCACCGGCACGGTGAACGACCTGGCGATGATGGGCGCTCGCCCCCTGTTTATATCCGCCGGCTTCATCATCGAGGAAGGGCTGCCCTTCCGTGACCTGCAGACGATTGTGGACTCGATGCAGCAGGCAGCCGCGGAGGCCGGTGTTGAGGTCGTTGCCGGCGACACCAAAGTAGTCGAGCGCGGCGCCGCCGACGGCATCTTCATCACCACCAGCGGCATTGGTTCCATTCCTGCGGGGGTTCAGACATCAGCCTCGGGCGCCCGCCCTGGAGATGCCGTGATCGTCAGCGGCACCATCGGCGATCACGGCGCGGCGATCCTGAGCTGCAGGGGGGGCATGGATTTCAGCGTCGAGCTGACAAGCGATTGCGCTCCCCTGGGCGGACTGGTGGCCGACATGCTGGCGGCCTCAAGCGAGATACATGCGCTGCGCGACCCCACCCGGGGCGGCGTGGCTGCAACCCTCAACGAGATCGCGGCCGCCTCCTGCGTGGATATCGAGATCGGGGAAGAGCTGATTCCTTTCCAGAGCGATGTGCGTGCCGCCTGCGAGCTTCTGGGGCTCGACCCCCTCATGCTTGCCAACGAGGGCAAGCTGGTAGCTTTCGTGGCCGAGGCCGATTCCGCCCGGATCCTGGCTGCCATGAGGAACAACCCGCTGGGAGCTGATGCCTGTATCATTGGTTCCGTCGCAGCCTCCGGTTCTGGCCGCTGCCGGGTTTTTGCCCGTACTGCCCTTGGCAGCCGCCGCATCCTTTCGATGCCATCGGGGGAGCAGCTGCCCCGGATCTGCTAG
- a CDS encoding APC family permease, protein MSIKSFLIGQPLESVREKHERLTKTTGLAIFSSDALSSVAYATEEILLALVVAGTALINYSMAIAVAIAALISIVTTSYFQTVHAYPSGGGAYIVAKDNLGENAGLVAGASLLIDYVLTVAVSITAGVAAITSAVPSLGEHKVLICLVAIGLLMLANLRGVREAGNFFAIPTYTFVFSILALIGFGLFKYLTGSEPPPAEPVEAATSYIAIFVVLRAFAAGCTAMTGIEAVSNGVQAFKPPEPRNASIVLIWMAAILGTMFIGISFLADHYNIVPVENETVLSQLAVAIFSKGPIYYLIQTATALILILAANTSFQGFPRLSSVMAADGFMPRQFGSRGDRLVFSNGILILGLVAAGLVVVFKGQTHALIPLYAVGVFLSFTLSQSGMIRHWLRLRGKRWKRNMLINGLGAVTTFIVLIVIASAKFLSGAWIVVIAIPIIVYATRKVKTHYDSVARQLSLEGAPRTVEYTHHSVVVPVSGAHQAVINAIRYAKALSRDVVAVYVCFDPMETTRLKQKWARYGMDVPLIVLESEYRSVIEPLMEYIDGVRETHRGGVITVVLPEFVPQKWWHHLLHNQTAWLIKGLLLFKRGVVSTSVPLHLES, encoded by the coding sequence ATGTCCATAAAAAGTTTTCTCATCGGCCAGCCGCTCGAGAGTGTCAGGGAAAAACACGAGCGGCTTACAAAAACGACCGGCCTGGCAATATTCTCCTCGGATGCACTGTCCTCGGTCGCATATGCTACCGAGGAAATCCTGCTGGCGCTGGTCGTCGCCGGCACCGCCCTGATCAATTACTCCATGGCGATCGCGGTCGCTATCGCAGCGCTGATATCGATTGTCACCACTTCCTATTTTCAGACCGTCCACGCCTATCCCTCGGGGGGCGGCGCCTATATCGTCGCCAAGGATAACCTGGGTGAAAATGCCGGGCTCGTGGCCGGGGCCTCGCTGCTGATCGATTACGTGCTGACTGTCGCCGTGAGTATCACCGCCGGAGTCGCCGCCATCACCTCCGCTGTGCCATCGCTGGGCGAACACAAAGTCCTGATCTGCCTTGTCGCCATCGGCCTGCTGATGCTTGCGAATCTTCGAGGAGTGCGCGAAGCCGGGAACTTCTTTGCCATACCGACGTATACGTTTGTTTTCAGCATACTGGCCCTGATCGGCTTTGGCCTGTTCAAATACCTCACCGGTTCCGAACCGCCGCCGGCCGAACCCGTCGAAGCCGCGACCAGTTACATCGCCATCTTCGTCGTCCTTCGGGCGTTCGCCGCCGGATGCACTGCAATGACCGGAATCGAGGCGGTATCGAATGGAGTCCAGGCCTTTAAGCCGCCGGAGCCCCGCAACGCCAGCATCGTCCTCATCTGGATGGCCGCCATTCTGGGCACCATGTTCATAGGTATCTCCTTCCTGGCGGATCATTACAACATCGTACCGGTGGAAAACGAGACGGTCCTCTCACAACTGGCGGTGGCTATCTTCTCGAAGGGCCCGATCTATTACCTTATCCAGACAGCGACCGCGCTCATCCTCATCCTGGCGGCAAACACGTCCTTCCAGGGATTTCCGCGCCTCTCCTCGGTCATGGCCGCGGACGGTTTCATGCCCCGTCAGTTCGGCAGCCGCGGTGACCGTCTGGTGTTTTCCAACGGGATCCTGATCCTGGGGCTTGTGGCGGCAGGCCTGGTAGTCGTCTTCAAGGGGCAGACGCACGCGCTGATCCCCCTTTACGCCGTCGGCGTCTTTCTGTCCTTCACGCTGTCTCAGTCCGGCATGATCAGGCACTGGCTGAGGTTGCGTGGCAAGCGATGGAAGCGCAACATGCTCATCAACGGCCTGGGCGCGGTCACCACCTTCATAGTGCTTATCGTGATAGCATCGGCCAAGTTCTTAAGCGGTGCCTGGATCGTGGTCATCGCCATTCCAATCATTGTTTATGCAACCAGGAAGGTTAAAACCCACTACGATTCCGTCGCCCGGCAGCTCAGCCTCGAAGGCGCGCCGCGCACAGTCGAATACACGCATCACTCCGTGGTCGTTCCCGTCTCCGGCGCGCACCAGGCGGTCATCAACGCTATCCGCTACGCCAAGGCGCTCTCCAGGGACGTGGTCGCGGTTTACGTCTGCTTCGATCCCATGGAGACGACCAGGCTCAAACAGAAGTGGGCCCGCTATGGCATGGATGTGCCGCTGATCGTGCTGGAATCGGAATATCGTTCAGTGATCGAACCGCTGATGGAATATATCGATGGCGTTCGCGAGACTCACAGGGGTGGCGTCATCACCGTGGTCTTGCCCGAGTTCGTGCCGCAAA